Genomic segment of Verrucomicrobiota bacterium:
TCGCTGCACTCTTGAGCTTTTCCTTGAGGAATTTTCGGATTTTATAATCCTGTTCGATCAATGCAGGTGCATCTTTTGAGCTGGCGTACCACTTTGAGCGCCAGTCTTTATGAATGGCTAAGCGAAAACCAAATGGATGTGTCTTTTGTCCCATAATAGATTTGTGTTAAGCGTTGTTGCTTTCTGTTGACTCCGGAGCGGATAGTCCATCGGACAATACGATCTTAAAGTGCGAAAAACGTTTACGGATTTTTCCGGCCGAGCCACGGGCTTTTGGCCTGAAGCGAGAAAGGTATCCCGCTGTATTGGCCACTGACTCCTTGACCACTAGTTTTTTGGGGTCAAGGCTGTTATTGTTTTCAGCATTGGCAATAGCTGATTTTAAAGTTTTATAGACAATACGGGCTGCTTTCTTTGGACTGAACTTCATAATATCCAAAGCCTGCAACGCTGGGAGACCCTGGATCTCCATGGCTACCTGTCTTGCTTTTAAGTGCGAGATTCTCGCGTATTTTTGGATTGCTTGTACTTCCATATCATCCTCTCGACATTGTTAGGGCCGATTTGTTTCAACCTTGGCGCGATCACCTTCGCGGATTTCCTCACCCGCTTTAAACCTTTCGATCACCGCACCACTAAATTTTTCACGAACCTCAATGATCCGGATATTTCCGATAACAATATCATTCCGTAAAATCACAAATGGCATATTTAATTGTACACCCTGTACTCGTCCCACATTCAAAATTACTAATGCCAGCCCACTATTCACATTCATTATCACCGCATTATTTAAATCCGTCAGTGGTAGTGAATCAATTTTCCCTTTTTGAATCTCTTCAAGTAATTTACTTGTTAATCTTAACTCTACCTCTAAGGCGGCCCTTGCCTGTATATCTGCAAACTCAGCCGATTTCAGGAGGATCCGCAAAGCTTCTTTCATATCTTCAAGCCTACTCTGCAGACGTTTTTTTTCCTGCTCGCTTACATACAGATTCCGAACTGACTCGACCAATCGTTCTTGCAATTGTGAATCTGTAAGGCTTCCCCCCAGTATTTCCTTTTGCAGCCTATAATCTTGAAGGTGCTTTTGAAACATCTGACTTTCAGATTGGGCGATTGCCAAACTATCAATTAA
This window contains:
- the rplV gene encoding 50S ribosomal protein L22, which codes for MEVQAIQKYARISHLKARQVAMEIQGLPALQALDIMKFSPKKAARIVYKTLKSAIANAENNNSLDPKKLVVKESVANTAGYLSRFRPKARGSAGKIRKRFSHFKIVLSDGLSAPESTESNNA